In Planococcus sp. MB-3u-03, the genomic window GATTTAAGTAAGATTTTCACTTCTTTTCTTGAGCCGAATCCTGAATTCGACAATAGTTTATCGATTCTCATATTAGTTCCTCCTAGAAGCCGAAGCGTCTTGTAATGCGCGTAATTCTCGCGCCGAGCAGCTTCTGGGCAAGCCCTGTCTTCAAGCTGAGGTATCCGTAGACAATAGCGCCCACTCCGCCGATCAAGACGATGCGGATCATCGACAAGAATTTATTGTCCATGCCGATAATATAATCGAGGCCATTCATTGCAAAATACACAGCGAACGCCATGACGGCATTCAAGATGAGAATGAGTAAAATGCGGCGGAACACCATTTTCGAGCGATAATTCATCGTCTTCGAAATGACGATCATATTCATCGTAATTGCGACGACATAGCCGATGATTGTCGCAGCGATCGCGCCGTCCGTCTCGAACCACATAATCAGCGGCGTATTCAGCAAGGCCTTAAGCCCGAGGCCAATCAGCAAGTTGATGATGATCCATTTTTGTTTGTTGATGCCTTGCAAGATCGATGCTGTCACAGGGAATGCGGCAAACAGGATCGCGACCGGCAGATAATGCGCCAAAATCTCAGAACCGACATCACTGACTTTGTAGAAGACGTGATACAGCTCATCCGACAGCATCGTCATGCCGATGACTGCAGGCAAGGTCAAGAACAAGATCAACTGGAACGACTGATCCAATGTTTTGGTCACTTGCAAGTGTTCATTGCGCGTGAAATGCTTCGTGATGAGCGGAATGAGCGCCATCGAAAAGCCTGTCGCAAGCATAACTGGAATCATGACCAGTTTATGGGCAGTCAAATTCAAGATACCGAGAAGGTCCGTCTCCATGATATTATTGCCGGCTGCCATTGCCCGGTTGAAGGTCATCAAATCGACGAACTGGAACAACGGGTTGGCGATGCCGAGGAAAATGACCGGTACGGCATATAGTAGGATTTCGCGGTACATATCACGCAACCGCACATCATAGGATTCAACGGATGTTGCAAGTAAGTGATTGTATTCCGGCTTCTTTTTGCGCCAGAAATAATACAAGGTGACAAGCCCGCCAAGCGCCCCGACTGCAGCCGACAAAACGGCGAACTGGATAGCGGTCTTCGGCGTGCCATCAAAAAGATAAATGACAGCGAACGCGCCGCCGAGCAGGAAGATGATGCGGACAATCTGCTCGATCAATTGCGAAACAGCGGTCGGCATCATGTAGTTATAGCCTTGGAAAAAGCCGCGCCAAAGACTCATGAACGGAACGACGATCAAGGCGAAGCTGACCCAGCGGATCGCATCTGC contains:
- a CDS encoding putative polysaccharide biosynthesis protein, giving the protein MSSLIKGTAILTLGLFLSKVLGVIYIIPFYSMVGEDNIGLYQYAYIPYNLMLALAISGAPIAFSKFTAKYNSLGDYETGRRLLSSGLLTMMVTGILSFLALYLLAEPLARITISEDELIYSVDDIADAIRWVSFALIVVPFMSLWRGFFQGYNYMMPTAVSQLIEQIVRIIFLLGGAFAVIYLFDGTPKTAIQFAVLSAAVGALGGLVTLYYFWRKKKPEYNHLLATSVESYDVRLRDMYREILLYAVPVIFLGIANPLFQFVDLMTFNRAMAAGNNIMETDLLGILNLTAHKLVMIPVMLATGFSMALIPLITKHFTRNEHLQVTKTLDQSFQLILFLTLPAVIGMTMLSDELYHVFYKVSDVGSEILAHYLPVAILFAAFPVTASILQGINKQKWIIINLLIGLGLKALLNTPLIMWFETDGAIAATIIGYVVAITMNMIVISKTMNYRSKMVFRRILLILILNAVMAFAVYFAMNGLDYIIGMDNKFLSMIRIVLIGGVGAIVYGYLSLKTGLAQKLLGARITRITRRFGF